The following coding sequences lie in one Apium graveolens cultivar Ventura chromosome 1, ASM990537v1, whole genome shotgun sequence genomic window:
- the LOC141713118 gene encoding putative calcium-binding protein CML17, protein MELKSLTKLALFFNIVFFDINVVKFLSKLELFFNIFLSFISAAWNVVTFNSNCTSSQICIYNENSAKKASVGREDIRMVMNRLGISCDVDIDKFSNVEDVLALMDDDNGGDENDCVIGLEDVRDAFDVFDINKDGFIDEMELQRVLNALNIPQEDSTFVQCRRMINKFDENGDGFIDFEEFFSLISNCF, encoded by the coding sequence ATGGAGTTAAAATCACTAACAAAGCTAGCCTTGTTCTTCAATATTGTTTTTTTCGACATCAATGTTGTCAAGTTTCTTTCCAAACTTGAGCTATTTTTCAACATTTTTTTGTCGTTTATTTCTGCAGCATGGAATGTTGTGACATTTAATAGTAATTGCACCTCATCACAAATTTGTATTTACAATGAGAATAGTGCTAAGAAAGCTAGTGTTGGCAGAGAAGATATAAGAATGGTGATGAACAGACTAGGAATTTCATGTGATGTAGATATCGACAAGTTTAGTAATGTTGAAGATGTGTTAGCACTGATGGATGATGATAATGGTGGTGATGAGAATGATTGTGTGATAGGTTTGGAAGATGTAAGAGATGCTTTTGATGTGTTTGACATCAATAAAGATGGTTTTATTGATGAAATGGAACTGCAAAGAGTGCTTAATGCTTTGAACATCCCACAAGAAGACTCAACATTTGTTCAATGTAGAAGGATGATCAACAAGTTTGATGAGAATGGGGATGGATTCATTGACTTTGAAGAGTTTTTCTCATTAATTAGCAACTGCTTTTGA
- the LOC141722729 gene encoding uncharacterized protein LOC141722729, with product MANKYVSPIYATNADNTSATHNFCHSSSSSNPPLCSSSSMKMIFSDMDALSINNPKSSFEFENGRSGSHFSNLLGKKIFTSRNKFEDSHVHITDLHVGSDQGKLLHDSSSSDGTNIDLNDSCGQSKLCSRGHWRPAEDSKLKDLVALYGPQNWNLIAEQLEGRSGKSCRLRWFNQLDPRINRRAFNEEEEERLMAAHRLYGNKWALIARLFPGRTDNAVKNHWHVVMARKYREQSSAYRRRKMGQTAFSTKLEPLTSQPCHNNTNVVNNIRELGINLSVSSSTYGSPHIASISNTSIPPPYTAFYSPGQKGTYFHPSQQQCHPSIFMLNSNAVQQSHSKYHKSDLEAMEATSTPAFHDLSISHQQSYTSVVMVEEDKYRKANQFEIINAPPFIDFLGVGAT from the exons ATGGCTAATAAATATGTTTCTCCTATATATGCAACAAATGCAGACAACACAAGTGCCACTCACAACTTCTGTCATTCTTCTTCATCCTCTAATCCTCCTCTTTGTTCATCATCCTCCATGAAAATGATTTTCTCAGATATGGATGCTCTGTCCATTAATAATCCCAAGAGCAGTTTTGAGTTTGAAAATGGAAGGAGTGGTTCCCATTTTTCTAATCTTTTGGGTAAAAAGATTTTTACTTCTAGAAATAAGTTTGAGGACTCTCATGTTCACATAACTGATCTTCATGTTGGTAGTGATCAGGGGAAATTGTTGCATGACTCCTCTAGCAGTGATGGAACCAACATTGATCTTAATGATTCATGTGGACAGTCAAAGCTGTGTTCTAGAGGCCATTGGAGGCCTGCAGAAGATAGTAAGCTTAAGGATCTTGTTGCTCTTTATGGTCCTCAGAACTGGAATCTTATTGCTGAGCAGTTGGAAGGAAGATCAG GTAAGAGCTGCAGGCTGAGATGGTTCAACCAATTGGATCCAAGAATTAACAGAAGGGCGTttaatgaagaagaagaagaaagattGATGGCTGCTCATAGACTATATGGTAACAAGTGGGCTTTAATAGCCAGATTATTTCCTGGAAGAACAGATAATGCCGTGAAGAATCATTGGCATGTTGTCATGGCCAGGAAGTATAGAGAACAATCCAGCGCTTATAGGAGGAGGAAAATGGGTCAAACTGCTTTTTCCACAAAATTAGAGCCATTAACTTCACAACCATGCCATAATAATACTAATGTTGTCAATAATATCAGAGAACTTGGAATAAATCTATCTGTTTCTAGCAGCACATATGGATCTCCCCACATTGCAAGTATATCAAACACTAGCATCCCTCCTCCCTACACTGCTTTTTATTCACCTG GTCAGAAGGGCACTTATTTTCATCCTTCACAGCAACAATGCCATCCTTCTATTTTCATGTTGAATTCAAATGCAGTGCAACAATCACACTCAAAGTATCATAAATCAGATTTGGAAGCAATGGAAGCAACATCAACACCAGCATTTCATGATTTATCCATCAGTCATCAACAGTCTTATACATCAGTAGTGATGGTGGAGGAGGACAAATACAGAAAAGCAAACCAGTTTGAGATTATCAATGCACCTCCATTTATAGACTTTCTTGGAGTTGGTGCCACTTGA